The sequence below is a genomic window from Nostoc flagelliforme CCNUN1.
TTTACTGTTGAGCAGGTGTTTCAAAAGGCGAAAATACCATTAGACACCGAATAGTAAACTTTTTACATTTACCACAATTCTGTTCCTCTCAACGTCAATCGAAATTTCAATTGGCGGTTGCTACTCAAACTTTTATATCTTTATCCAGCAACGCCCTATTTTTGAAGCTGCGGTTCTTTCTGCGGTTGCTGCTGGCTATTTGTTGGTTGTAGTTTTTGAAATAAAGCTGGTGGCATAGCTTTGCGGAAAGCACCGCAGTAGTGCATAGTCATAACCGCTTTAAAAGCCCAATGGTTTGATGGCACATCAGTAAAAGGATTTGGTAAAGTTTCTGCTTGATTTTGGATACAAGCATTCAAAACTTGATTCGATTTTGCTGGAGTGTCGGTAGTCGGTTCTTGAGATTTAACAGGGGTTACAAAGCTAGTAGTAACTAGCACTACGACTGTTGCCAGAAGTTTGCAGTTCATAATTTGAGTTTTCTAGGGATGAAAGTCTACCCTATGTTAGTTCCCAGGCTGTTGCCCAGGAACTAGAATAAACTTGCTGAAATTAAGCGTTAGAAAACATGGTAAGCATTACTAACATAACAACTAATCCACTGATCCAAAGAGCTAACGATCCCCAACTAACTGAATCTTTTTGTACTCTTTGCCAGAAATTGGTAACTAAGTTATTGCGAATTGCCATTTTATAACCTCCAATTTTTATTAAACTTGCACTGACTCAATGCATTAAGCCTGTATTTAGTAAATAAAAGTTAATCTTTAGGGGTATCAGCCTTTATTTACTGAATCCCAGAGATCAACCAACACCAACAGAGATTTAAATTAATTCA
It includes:
- a CDS encoding S-layer protein; the protein is MNCKLLATVVVLVTTSFVTPVKSQEPTTDTPAKSNQVLNACIQNQAETLPNPFTDVPSNHWAFKAVMTMHYCGAFRKAMPPALFQKLQPTNSQQQPQKEPQLQK